The genomic interval agctaacagaacaaaaagttttacaatgcttttttcatacagtgtctggaatttacagataacacaagtagtttaggtcagGGGCTGATGTTattagtattacttttttttaactcctagggcTGGGTGGTGGTgtcaaggttgtctggctatttatcttttgtttctttctctctttcctcctgtcttgtgaactaggcaaggtggggggaggagggcagcagcagtagtagtggtctccttccttaaagtgaggaaaaaatttaaaaaccaccacacacatacacacacaaaaaaaaaattaaggagaaagGACTGGGAGGGTTCTCTTTAGGTCTTGGGACAGCATCATTCCCATTCATTTCAGCACCGGTGGGCACTGGCCATGGGAGTCCTTGGTACCTACCCTCAAGGCTGTCCGGGTCTAGTGGTGACAGAATGACAATGATGATTGGACCGAGTGTGTTGTAAGTATCAAGATGGACAGGTTCATGAGACGTGAAAGAGGCACGAAAAGAGAGCATGTAACTGGGGGTGGCTGTGAATTAGAGGATAGACGGGGAAAAGTTCCCCAAGGAGCTGGCAGGACATATCAGTCccagggaaagaagggagggcaTTCCTGGCTGAGGAAATAACTTAAACAAACCTGTGGATCTGGGTGGCTGACACTGTAGAGGGAAAAATGTATCCTccaggaagacaaaaaaaaaaaaaaaaaagctacaaatgtagccgggcccggtggctcatgtctgtaatcccagcaccttgggtgCTTGGGTCgaggaggcaggcggatcacctgaggtcaggagtttgagaccagcctggccaacacggtgaaatcccatctctacaaaagtacaaaaattaggcatgatgttgggtgcctgtaatcccagctactcaggaggctgaagtgggagaatcgcttgaacctgggaggtggagggtgcagtgagccgagatggcgccactgcactccatcctgggccacagagtgagactccatctcaaaaaagaaaaagataaagaaaaaagccaCAAATATAACCATGAATACTGCAACCAAGGCgagggcaggaggaagggggctggaccctgggggtgggggagaaccCAGGAGGAATAGGGGCTCTGGCCACCAAAGGGAGCCATTTCCAGGCCCGTGCGGGGCTgcagaggcagagaggaaagTGCCCTCAGGACTGGGTTGTTTGGAGGTCATAAGGTGGGTAGGAACTGGGAGGTTCCCTGAAGCTGGTAATCTTGGTGGCCAAGGGAGCATCAGGGTTCAAGGGGTGCAGTTTTCTGACTGGGGTAGAATTTGAACATGTCAATATGGTCAGGAGCCACCAGGGAGGACAGAGGTGGACCCTGTGGATGTAGGAGGGCTTTGTCCCAGAGCAGGGAGAGGCACCTGTCCCTTGGAGGCCAGTGGGATGGAGGCCAAGGAACACAGGGATAGGAGGCCAGAGGCTGTGTGGCTGAggacctcctggcctcaactaGTGTATGCTTAGTAGAACGGTGGAGAACTCTGtaagaagtacttttttttttttttttttgagacggagtctcgctctgtcgcccgggctggagtgcagtggccggatctcagctcactgcaagctccgcctcccgggtttacgccattctcctgcctcagcttcccgagtagctgggactacaggcgcccgccacctcgcccggctagttttttgcattttttagtagagacggggtttcaccgtgttagccaggatggtctcgatctcctgacctcggatccgcccgtctcggcctcccaaagtgctgggattacaggcttgagccaccgcgcccggcgtaagGAGTACTTTTTAAGTGGTCCATTTTCAAAAAACAGGCGGGCAAGTCTGGGCAGCTGCCTTTCGGATGTGATGAGCCGCACGGTACAGACATCTGGGAAGAGTAATAAAACTCACAGAAGtcagaggggagggagaaaagtgGCGGGGGTGGCTAatccataaaaggaaagaaagcttcGCCACTGGGAAATCGAAACTTCAAGTAGGGAAGGGGACAAGATATAACCTAATAAGGGGATAATGAAACTTAGGTGATGTCCAGGAAGACTGCAACCCCATGTTACTCAGCCTGTGAGGAACCGGGGGAGGGACCTGTGCTCTAGGGGATAAATTGCTTGTTGAAACTGCACTGGGTGGGCCTGCCCATCACACATCCAATCTGGCAAGACCCTTAATAAAAAGTCTCACTTTTGTCCAGGTGCGGCGGCTcttgcccataatcccagcattttgggggaccgaggcgggtgcatcacctggggccagaaattcaagaccagcctggccaacatggtgaaaccccatctctactaaaaatacaaaaatcagccgggcgtggtggcgcatgcctataatcctagctactcgggaggctgaggcgggagaatcacttgaacctgggaggcggaggttgcagtgagctgagatcgcaccgttgcactccatccagcctcagtgacagatcaagactaagtctcaaaaaaaaaaggctcagccaggcacggtggctcacgcctgtaatcccagcactttgggaggccgaggcgggtagatcacctgaggtcggaagttcaagacaagcctgaccaacgtggagaaaccctgtctctactaaaaatacaaaattagccaggcgtgataagcgcatgcctgtagtcccagctacttgggaggctgaggcagggcaattgcttgaaccccggaggcagaagttgtggtaagctgagatcgtgccattgcactcctgcctgggcaacaagaaggaaactctgtctcaaaaaaaaaaaaagtctcactttCACTGTTCTTCATGCCTCtaagtccattctttgggtttggatggGTGAGTGTGTTTCTCACACTCCAAGGAGAGGCAGAAGTGAGCTCTCTCCAGGGTATCAAGGACTTGGCCCAGCCCTACAGAGCAGGAGGCCAGGCCTCTTTAAGGGTGGATGAGCTCCTGTGACTGTCACACATGCCCCCATTTTCTCAGCTCTGTTTCGTGAGACACctgcttttaaatttattctgaaatatagTGTAGCTAGACACTTCTTTGCTGACCTTGCTTTTGCGTTTAGTATTAGGCTGCTTAGGCTGCATTGCTTTTCTCCACTATCATTTTGCTGTGGAGTTCCATTCATTCAGGACTTTTCACTGGGGAAAAGGAGGGTACTCCAATTTCACAGCTGTGTGGCTTCAGATATTTGAAGCCATAGAATAAACATAGCAAGTCTTCCTGGAGCATAAGTTTTATACAAAGACTCTCAGGAAAaagtatatgttaaaatataaacaagtatCCTTTATATGTTAACACTTCAATGGTACTTAagtatcatttctattttaatactTCAATGACACTTAGGTATCACTTATATTTTAATGCTTCAATGGTACTATTTTAATACTTCAATGGTGCTTAtacatcatttatattttattttattttaatttttatttttttgagaccgagtctcgctctgtcacccaggctagagtgcagtggtgcgatctcggctgactgcaacttctgcctcccaggttcaagcgattttcctgcctcagtctcctgagtagccgggattacatgcgtgtaccaccatgcccggctaacttttgtatttttagtagaaacggggtttcaccatgttggttaagctggtctccgactcctgaccttatgatccgcccgcctcggcctcccaaagtgctgagattacaggcgtgagccaccacacccggcctttttttttttttttgcccaggctggagtgcaatgctcactgcaacctccacctcccaggttcaagtgattctcctgcctcagcctccagagtagctgggattacaggcgcccaccaccatgcctagctaatttttgtatttttagtcgagacgggatttcaccatgttgatcaggctggtctcgaactcctgaccttatggcctgctcgcctcggcctcccaaagtgctgggactacaggcatgagccaccgtgcccagccaaactcattcttttttgtgggaGATACCTGATACTTTCCCTGTACCCTTCCGGGCTAAGCAGTCCCACAGCCCCACCTGCTGGAGATCTGGACAGTCTAAGATGCTTCCCTTTCACTCACCTACCCTGGCACCATTTCTACCTTGGAACCTGTTATTCAGTCCCTCACTGCTGTTATTCAGTCCTTCCCTGCACAACTCAGTTTGGGTCTTAGGACCAGTCTTTGAACTGCAGCCTCCCCATCTCTAACATGTCCCCTTCCAGTCCGTTCTCTACAATCATGCacttttattaaaatgcaaatgcaatTTTATCATTCTTTAAAACGTTCAACCACTATTACTTACAGTTACTTTCACCTATTTCTGAGTTCCACCACTGCTGAAAATGTCGTAGCAATTATCTGCTTCCAGAAGCCCTGGTTATACTTTCATTCACTTTGTGGATTTtacattccctttcctctgcctcAAATGCCCTTTCCACCCCATCATCTCTGTCCTGCAGACTCTTGCTTCAACGCTTACTTCTAGCACCAACTCATCTCTCCTGGGAAGTGACCTTCAATTCACCCTCACCCATATCCTGTTTGCCATGGAGGCACCTGTGCATACTTCCCCAACTAGATTGATCCCTGAGGCGGGGAAGGCCTGTGATTATCCTGGAAACCCTGTGCTGACACAATACATGTATcaagactgggcacggtggctcacgcctgtaatctcagcactttggcaggttgaggcagacgatcacctgaggtcaggagtttatcacgcctgtaatcccagcactttggcaggctgaggcggacagatcacttgaggtcaggagtttaagaccagcctgtccaacatgctgaaaccccatctctactaaaaatacaaaatgagctgggcatggtggcaggtggctgtaatcccagctacttgggaggctgaggcaggagaagcgcttgaacccaggaggcaaaggcaggagaagcgcttgaacccaggaggcagaggttgcagtgagccgagatcatgccattgtgctccagcctgggcaacagcgaagattccatctcaaaacaaacaaacatgtatCAGCTAAGATTTAAATATTCCCCTTTTGGCTGGtcgcagcagctcatgcctgtaatcccaacactttgggaggctgagttgggcagatcacctgaggtcaagagttcgagaccagcctggccaatatggtgaaacctcgtttctactaaaaatacaaaaaaaattagctgggcgtggtggtgcactcctgtagtcccagctacttgagaaggctgaggcagaattgcttgaacccaggaggtggaggttgcagtgagccaagattgtgccactgtactccagcctgggcaaatgtaAGTTATCGCGGTGCATTAATGAATAGCAACAAAACTCACTCTCCATCTCAAATGCATGTGGGAGAAGTCCTACAACTTAATCTGTCAGATTTTAAGAATTTATACCTATTTAATCTAGCGTAGGATATAAGAAAAGTGACACAgaattgtaaaattttattttccacacaTCAACATTCTTACTAACACAGCTTGATTGAAAGAATTCTGACCATAAGCATGTTATTTCTCTTTGGAACTGgtgaaatcagaaaaataaaatatttattttgcctaCATAGGATCAACAATAATCACTTAATGTGGTCTCATCTGTTTGTATCAAGAGGCTTtcttctggccgggtgcagtggctcatgcctgtagtcccagaactttgaggcccaaggcaggtggatcacctgaggttgggaattcaagacccgcctgatcaacatggagaaactccgtctctaccaaaaatacaaaattagccaggcatggtggcacatgcctgtaatcccagaattacttgaacctgggaggcggagattgtggtgggccaagatcatgccactgcactccagcctggacaacaacagcgaaactccatctcaaacaaacaaacaaactttcttccttccttccttcaaaaTAAAGGTTCTAAGATAAATTCAAAATTCCTTTGAATGAAAATAAGGAAAccggctgggcacactggctcaggcctgtaatctcagcacttttgtaggccaagatgggcagatcgctCCCAGggttccgagaccagcctgggcaacacagggagaccttgtctctacaaaatttacaaaaaatcagccaggtgtaatggcatgctcctgtgttcccagctactcagaaggctggggtaGAAAGATGCTagagccagggaggtcgaggctgcagtgagccaagatcataccactgtactccagaccgggcaacaaagcgagaccctgtctcaaaaaacaaaaacaaaaccttctaTAACAGTGAGCTCACAAAATGCAACAGACTGCTAGGCACACTTAGTGTAATGTGGAAGTATGTTCACTGAAATGAAAATCTGAAACATGACCATAAACTTTTATGAAAAACCATAATATGCCCTTTACTTCATTTGCTTTTAGCTATTTCACGAACACCACAGAGAAAATGGACAGTTTGTGATGAAACttagaaaaatttctttttccataaCATAAACATGTCAATTTTTCCCTTTAGCTCCTTCTTCCACTCCCCCTTCACTGTGCTGAAGAGATATTGAGTTCTTCCAGATTTTTGCTTAGCTGGGTGGTTTCCGAACTCAACGGACTCTCCAGGTAGGTAGTTCCTGCACAGGGCTTTCCTGTCACTGGATCTATGACTTTTCCAACTTTGAAAACGATCTCGGCCAGTTCATGTTTCACATGCTTTGCTCGTGGAACAGGTAAAGCTCTGAGAAGCACAATATCCCCAACAGTGCACTGCTGAAGGGCATCATGAGCAAAGTAGGTTTTCCGCTTATTAAAATACtgttgagagagggagagaagcaaATCAGTAGTTCCCATCTGTGACCTGGtaatgtaatatgtaatatgAAAAAGTAATGCACGGAAAACAAGCCAGGACTTAGGAAAAGATAAGATACTTAAGGAGTCTTCCAGTGTAAAAATTAGAGCCTGAGTGATACAGTGacaccccttctctaccaaaaaaaaaaaaaaaaaaactgccaggcatggtgacatgcctCTAGCACCGGCCTCCTAGGAGGCTgacaggaggaccgcttgagcccaggagtttgaggatgcagtgagctagaatcatgccactgtactccagcctgggtgacagttatcctgtgtcaaaaacaaaccCCACAAAATTAGCTGCttaatttttggaaaacatttggaaaatgttaTGCTTAATGcttaattttggaaaacattgacATTTCCAGAGTTGATCTTCTCACTAAGCACTCCAGGTCATTCCCTTCAGTACCCTTGCTCTATCAGTTACCATCTCTTCCTATATTGTTTATATTCTTCCTTCCCACTGGAGCCTTCCCTCTAGCCTATAAGCATGCTACCCTCACCACTAGCTGTGAGTCACTTAACCACTCCAAGCTCAGTGTTTTCCACGATAAAATGAGGCTATAATACCTGTACCTCTAAAGTTATCAAGACAATTCAACGTTATAATATACATCAAGCACTTAGCTCTATGCTTAGCTCAAAGTAttgcaaataaactacaaatgGTAACTAGAATCACCTATTATATTGATTGACTGATTcattgacagagttttgctcttgttgcccaggctggagtgcaatggcacgatctcggctcactgcaacctccgcctcccaggttcatgagattctcctgcctcagcctcccaagtagctagaattacaggtgcctgccaccatgcccagctaattttttgggtttttttttttttagtagagatggggtttcaccatgttggccaggctggtccctaactcctgacctcaggtgatccacctgcctcggcctcctgaagtgctgggattacaggcatgagccactgcgccccctATTCTTTATAACAACCCTGCTGCAGCaggtattcccattttacatacGAGGAAAACAAGTTCAGGGAGGTTAAGCAATGTGTGTAGCTGGTAAACAAGAGTCAGTATTCAAACTAAGgtctcccaaaggtcaaggatcaCGCAGTCATTCTTCAGCTTACTCCTGTGTTTCTAATCCCTGATAATGAACAGCATTTCTACCCACCTGTGTGCCGAACTTTGGATGTGAAACCATCTCGGCACCTATTCGCCCCCTGGCACAGCAAACAAATCAATGACTCTGTCCtttcttcctgaaatattttttccactcCATCCCCACTACATCAACTTTAGTTCAGGTCCTTATTTCCATCCTAGACTTTTGCAGCAGCCTCTTTGCCCATTCCCTTTCCTCCAGTCTTCATCCCTACCCGTGTTTCCAAGTCTGTCTTTCTTTGGGTTCAAGCAGGGATCCCCAACCCCCAGGACAGCAGACTGATACCATTCAGTGGCCTGTGAGGAAcagggccgcacagcaggaggtgagcggcattGAGCCAGCATGAGTATTACCACCTgcgctccgcctcctgtcagatcagcagcagcattacattcccataggagcacaaaccctattgtgaactgtgcatgggaGGGGTCTAGGTTGTGCAcgccttatgagaatctaactaactcctgatgatctgaagtggaacagtttcatcctccCCTCACCCTGcctctgtggaaaaactgtcttccatgaaactggtccctggtgccaaaaaggttgaggactgctgGCTTAAAGGATGAaatctagctactcaggaagctgatgcataagaattggttgaaccaggaagttgcagtgagctgagatggcaccactgaactccagcctgggtgacagagcaagaccccgtctcaagaaaaaaataaggataaaatcTAAAACACAAAAGACCCTTCATAGTCTAGCCCAACTGTCATTGTCATTCATTTAAGAATGCCTACTAAATGCCAAGCTCTAGGCTCAATGTTGCCAAACCACTATGTTCCCGTATAATGTCATGCCCTATCATGGCTAAATGAACTTCCACAAACCAATCATAGCTGAAATGACTTCCCCCCACCCAGTCCTttggatgaaatattttttttttttttttttttttgagatggagtttcactcttgtcacccaggctggagtgcaatagcatgatctcagctcactgcaacctctgcctcccaagttcaagtgattctcctgcctcggcctcctgagtagctgggattacaggcacctggtaCCACGTCagtctactttttatatttttagcagagacagggttttgccatgttggacaggctgccaggctggtcctgaactcctgacctcaggtgatctgcctgccttagcctcccaaagtgctgggattacaagtgtgagccactgcccggcTGGATAAAATCCTTTTTGAGATTCAGCTAAAATGTCCCTTAATCAAGGTTGCTTTCCTACAGCACTCATAGAAGAACGAGATGCTCTGTTCTCTGCTCCCacagtactgtttttttttttttttaaggcggagtttcgctcttgtccaggatggagtgcaatggtacaatcatggctcactgaaacctcggcctcctgggttcaagcgattctcctgcctaagcctccagagtagctgggattacaggtgtgctccaccatgcccagctaatttttgtatttttagtagagatggggtttcaccatgttggccaggctggtctcgaactcgtgatctcaggtgatccacctgcgtcagcctcccaaagtgctgggattacaggtgtgagtcacctcatCCGGCCAGTACTTTGCATACAGAATGACTACAACAGTTAGAGTGGATTGAcattaactctgttttcttggaatgtgtgAACCATGTTATACCCACAGACCAGCAGAATGCCTAGCTCAAAGCAGATGAGAGACAAGACATCTTTAGTGAGAGAGAAATGTTTTTTTGCTCAGGACCAAGGACATATTGGTGATTTACCAAAGCCACCCGGAAACAAGAATGTTTCTCACCTTTAATAAATAGGGATCCAGAACAAGCCTGGTCACTCTCACTTTGGCAGTCTTTTGCATTTTTGTCCCAATTACCTTCCCCACAATCCATTTGGCATGGACGGATGAACGAGCTACAGACATTACTGTGGCTTTGGTCACCTGAAAAGCAAATTCCAAAGTCTCATATTCTGGTGGTTATGATGCCAAATGAATTTTTTCACAAGAACTGTCGAAGTTAGTCCagaaacagtttttttctttttggttcccCCCTCCACCCAGAAACAGCTTTTTTCTTAGCGTTCTTGAAtcaccattttattatttatttttattgagatagagtttcgttctttcgcccaggatggagtgaagtggcccgatctcgcctcactgcaacctccgccttccgagttcaagggattctcctccgtcagcctcccgagtagccgggactacaggcctgcgccaccacgccccgctaatttttgtatttttagtaaagaccgggtttcgccatgttggccagactggtctcgaactcctgacctcaggtgatccgcccgcctcagcctcccaaagtgctgggattaagaggcgtgagccaccgcgccggcttGAATCACCATTTTAGAGATGCTTACATGTTCCCCACTACCCAACCTCTCGTCTTTATAGCGCTTACAAAGCGGTAACTTCGCGAAGCCTCACGTTCACCTTTTGCAAAATGGGCGGGCCTATTTCGCAGGAGTGCTTTGAGAATTTTGACCCACAGAACGCTCAATACCACGGATAAACGCTGGCCGTTACTGGTCCCTTATCTCTCTCCACCCCGCTGGGCCTCCTCTCCCGACAGGCTCACTGACCGGGTAGCACTCGGAGGAGCCGCCGCGGTATCCCTCTCCCCGCCCCAGCGATGGATG from Rhinopithecus roxellana isolate Shanxi Qingling chromosome 6, ASM756505v1, whole genome shotgun sequence carries:
- the LOC104675895 gene encoding 28S ribosomal protein S17, mitochondrial isoform X2; the protein is MSVARSSVHAKWIVGKVIGTKMQKTAKVRVTRLVLDPYLLKYFNKRKTYFAHDALQQCTVGDIVLLRALPVPRAKHVKHELAEIVFKVGKVIDPVTGKPCAGTTYLESPLSSETTQLSKNLEELNISSAQ